The following are encoded together in the Candidatus Binatota bacterium genome:
- a CDS encoding citramalate synthase encodes MKRKIEIYDTTLRDGTQGEGVSFTLEDKLSITRRLDDCGISCIEGGYPGSNPKDAEYFARARKLKLSQATVVAFGMTARVGTRPSADKSLQLLLQAGTSTVTIVGKTWDLHVKHALRVSYKANLETIHNTMEFLKKRVDRVIFDAEHFFDGFKANPEYARACLEAAADGGADLIALCDTNGGSLPEQITRGLTAASEIKVPLGIHCHDDSGLATANTLAGVEAGAVQVQGTINGIGERCGNTNLCTVVPNLQLKMNHRCVSAAQLRKFTDLSHFAYEAGNAEPHRGDPYTGASAFAHKGGMHVSAVQRNPLTYEHIEPRLVGNEQRILVSELSGRSNVEAKAREFGLQVEDRADELKQLLSEVKELESIGFQFEGADASFELLMRKSLKDKQQFFKLLGYRVSDDKPGESEPTIAEATVKIQGPGGKVEHTAATGDGPVNALDRALRKALVNFYPEIDDVQLHDYKVRVLDSADGTASMVRVFIESGDSESRWGTVGLSHNVVEASWQALVDAMVYKILKDKKRSRQRKRTSPTVK; translated from the coding sequence ATGAAACGCAAGATAGAAATCTACGATACCACCCTGCGAGACGGTACGCAGGGGGAAGGGGTGTCTTTCACACTCGAGGACAAGCTGTCCATCACCCGTCGCCTCGACGACTGCGGGATTTCCTGCATCGAGGGCGGCTACCCGGGCTCTAACCCCAAGGACGCTGAGTATTTTGCTCGTGCACGGAAGCTCAAGCTTTCCCAGGCCACAGTAGTGGCCTTTGGCATGACCGCCCGCGTCGGTACGCGGCCGTCGGCGGACAAGAGCCTGCAGCTGCTGCTCCAGGCGGGCACGTCTACCGTCACTATTGTCGGCAAAACCTGGGACCTTCACGTCAAGCACGCGCTGCGGGTTTCTTACAAGGCCAACCTCGAAACCATCCACAACACGATGGAGTTTCTCAAAAAGAGAGTGGACAGGGTCATCTTCGACGCGGAGCACTTCTTCGATGGCTTCAAGGCAAACCCCGAGTACGCGAGGGCCTGCCTCGAGGCGGCGGCAGACGGCGGGGCCGATCTGATCGCGCTTTGTGACACCAACGGTGGTTCATTGCCCGAACAAATCACCCGTGGGTTGACGGCGGCGAGCGAGATCAAAGTGCCACTGGGGATCCACTGCCACGACGATTCGGGGCTGGCCACTGCAAACACCCTCGCCGGTGTGGAGGCGGGAGCCGTACAGGTGCAGGGAACTATCAACGGCATTGGTGAGCGCTGTGGCAACACCAACCTATGTACGGTGGTGCCCAACCTGCAGCTCAAGATGAATCACCGCTGCGTCAGCGCGGCACAGTTGCGGAAGTTCACCGACCTGTCCCATTTTGCCTACGAAGCCGGCAACGCCGAACCACATCGCGGCGACCCGTATACCGGCGCTTCGGCTTTTGCCCACAAGGGCGGAATGCACGTGTCGGCCGTGCAGCGAAACCCGCTCACCTACGAGCACATCGAGCCTCGGCTGGTCGGCAACGAACAGCGCATCCTCGTCTCCGAGCTGTCGGGAAGAAGCAACGTTGAGGCCAAGGCCAGGGAGTTCGGACTGCAGGTCGAAGACCGGGCCGACGAACTCAAGCAGTTGCTCTCGGAGGTCAAGGAACTCGAGAGCATTGGTTTCCAGTTCGAAGGAGCCGACGCATCCTTCGAACTCCTGATGAGAAAAAGCCTTAAGGACAAGCAGCAGTTCTTCAAGTTGCTAGGCTATCGCGTTTCCGATGACAAGCCAGGCGAATCCGAGCCCACCATCGCTGAGGCGACAGTCAAGATCCAAGGTCCTGGCGGCAAGGTGGAACACACGGCCGCCACCGGCGACGGCCCGGTCAACGCGCTTGATCGTGCTCTCAGAAAAGCGCTCGTCAATTTCTATCCCGAGATCGATGACGTGCAGCTGCACGACTACAAGGTCCGCGTTCTAGACAGCGCCGACGGCACAGCGAGCATGGTGCGGGTGTTCATCGAGTCCGGTGACAGCGAATCGCGCTGGGGAACGGTGGGACTTTCGCACAACGTCGTCGAAGCCAGTTGGCAAGCGCTCGTTGACGCCATGGTCTACAAAATACTGAAAGACAAGAAGAGGAGTCGGCAACGGAAAAGGACGTCGCCCACCGTTAAGTGA
- a CDS encoding aminotransferase class V-fold PLP-dependent enzyme produces the protein MSHYFDFNAGCRMRPEVIDFVAELLGNDCGNPSSMHSPGRRARALLEEARDSTAVLFGVAPDEVIFTSGGTESNNTALRGAMALDPALQLLVSSSEHASISAVADYLEEHGRQVRRFTVDAAGQLDLELIGRASKEARSLLALSLANGDTGHLLELDKICSLLAPATSFHLDLAQAVGRIALRLPAEVTTAAASCHKYGGPLGCGVLIKRGTELEPLMAGGGQERGVRAGTENIAAIAGAGLAARLALAQLDEEASRLKGLASLLWSLIGDLPSIRLLSPEDGLPGTLTVALGDVPADVMIAGLDLEGFAVSSGSACEAGSPEPPATAVALGLEAPWIHGVIRMSMGWENSRDDVLALGSSFNAVAGKARMAA, from the coding sequence GTGAGCCATTACTTCGACTTCAATGCTGGCTGCCGGATGCGCCCGGAGGTAATTGACTTTGTCGCCGAGCTCCTGGGCAACGATTGCGGCAACCCCTCGAGCATGCACTCGCCGGGCCGGCGCGCGCGCGCGCTGCTCGAAGAAGCTCGCGATTCTACGGCTGTCCTGTTTGGTGTCGCCCCGGACGAGGTCATTTTTACTTCCGGGGGTACCGAGTCCAACAACACGGCCCTCCGAGGTGCGATGGCCCTCGATCCTGCGCTTCAGCTGCTGGTTTCCAGTAGTGAGCACGCGTCTATCTCAGCCGTGGCCGACTATCTCGAAGAGCACGGTCGGCAGGTCCGCAGATTCACGGTAGATGCCGCGGGCCAACTCGACCTTGAGCTGATCGGGCGCGCGAGCAAGGAAGCCCGTAGCTTGCTGGCCCTGTCACTGGCGAATGGCGACACAGGGCACCTGCTTGAACTCGACAAGATCTGCTCATTGCTGGCGCCGGCCACCAGTTTTCATCTCGACCTCGCCCAGGCAGTGGGCCGTATTGCCTTGCGCCTTCCTGCCGAGGTCACCACTGCAGCAGCGTCCTGCCACAAGTACGGGGGGCCACTTGGCTGCGGAGTACTCATCAAGCGCGGCACCGAACTGGAGCCATTGATGGCGGGTGGCGGGCAGGAGCGCGGTGTCCGCGCCGGGACTGAGAACATCGCCGCCATCGCCGGCGCAGGCCTGGCCGCCCGGCTCGCACTGGCCCAGCTCGACGAGGAAGCTTCGAGGCTCAAAGGACTGGCCAGCCTGCTCTGGTCGCTCATCGGCGATCTGCCCTCGATACGCCTTCTGAGCCCCGAGGACGGCTTGCCGGGCACACTGACGGTCGCGCTTGGGGACGTCCCAGCTGACGTCATGATAGCGGGCCTCGACCTTGAGGGTTTTGCCGTATCGAGTGGTTCTGCCTGCGAGGCGGGTTCGCCCGAACCGCCGGCGACCGCGGTCGCGCTGGGCCTTGAGGCCCCGTGGATCCACGGTGTGATACGAATGAGCATGGGCTGGGAGAACAGCAGGGACGATGTTCTTGCGCTGGGCAGCTCGTTTAATGCTGTTGCCGGCAAGGCGAGGATGGCCGCGTGA
- the mnmA gene encoding tRNA 2-thiouridine(34) synthase MnmA: MSEQTQKTTRPVVVAMSGGVDSSVAAALLVEQGHDVIGISLRLAPDDPANTTGCCGVRDFADAARVAALLGIPHYTMDMRTQFKEKVMLPFAAEYLAGRTPSPCVLCNREIKFSLLFDRARALGATRVATGHYARTDSSGNRLRLLKGVDDNKDQSYFLFEMGQEQLAHTLFPVGDLSKTQVREHAQRLGLLIADKPESHDICFVPPGGYAAVVERLKGLSAPTPGKIVSGQGQTLGEHEGVHHFTVGQRRGLGISAKQPLYVTGINASNGEVRVGDREQLACSGLVAERPCWVSGDAPREGSPVEARIRYRHAPVPATVSQADGKLTAIFDAPEEAVAPGQAVVFYDGDEVLGGAWIQQALHYEPALGTEQCA; the protein is encoded by the coding sequence GTGAGCGAGCAGACGCAGAAGACCACCAGGCCGGTAGTAGTGGCGATGAGTGGTGGGGTCGACAGTTCTGTTGCTGCCGCGCTGCTGGTTGAACAGGGGCACGACGTTATCGGCATATCTTTGAGACTCGCACCCGACGATCCTGCGAATACCACTGGTTGTTGTGGTGTGCGCGACTTCGCCGATGCCGCTCGGGTGGCAGCACTGCTCGGTATTCCTCACTACACCATGGACATGAGAACCCAGTTCAAGGAAAAGGTCATGCTGCCTTTCGCTGCCGAATATCTCGCCGGCCGTACACCGAGCCCTTGCGTGCTCTGCAACCGCGAAATCAAGTTCTCGCTGCTCTTTGACCGGGCCAGGGCGCTGGGCGCGACCCGGGTTGCCACCGGGCACTACGCCAGGACGGATAGCAGCGGTAACAGGCTGAGACTTCTCAAGGGCGTTGACGACAACAAGGACCAGAGTTACTTCCTCTTCGAAATGGGGCAGGAGCAACTGGCCCATACCCTGTTCCCGGTCGGTGACCTGTCAAAAACCCAGGTTCGTGAGCACGCGCAGCGCTTGGGGCTGCTGATAGCAGACAAGCCCGAAAGCCACGATATTTGTTTCGTGCCACCCGGCGGCTATGCGGCCGTCGTCGAACGACTCAAGGGCCTCTCTGCCCCCACACCGGGCAAGATCGTAAGCGGGCAGGGCCAGACTCTTGGTGAACACGAGGGTGTCCACCACTTCACAGTGGGCCAACGGCGCGGACTCGGCATCAGCGCAAAGCAACCGCTTTATGTGACCGGGATCAACGCGAGCAATGGCGAGGTGAGGGTGGGCGACCGCGAACAACTGGCCTGCAGCGGGTTGGTGGCCGAAAGGCCCTGCTGGGTTTCCGGCGACGCGCCTCGTGAGGGCTCTCCCGTAGAGGCAAGGATTCGATATCGCCACGCGCCTGTCCCCGCGACGGTGAGCCAGGCAGACGGTAAGCTGACAGCAATTTTCGACGCGCCCGAGGAAGCCGTGGCACCGGGCCAGGCCGTTGTTTTCTACGATGGCGACGAAGTACTGGGCGGCGCTTGGATACAACAGGCGCTGCACTACGAACCTGCCCTGGGTACAGAACAATGCGCGTAG